TTGAGATAAATGAATCCAGCAGGACTCGAATAGCCATGTCAACATCCTCTTGAGTGACATGGTTTCTGAGGTGCATTCTAGCATGGGCTTCAGACATTCGTATCATTGATTCTATATGTCTCACCGCAATAGGAACTCCTTGTCCATTCTACAAAAGTAAAAGCCCAAAAGGGATCATTACACTGATACAACTTTAAAATAGCTCATGAGGAAAACACACAAGTTGAAGTTATCTTACTGATGATTCTCTCCGAAGTTCAGCATAAACTTGTGTAAGCTTGTTTAAATCTGCATCATGCGACTTTGGAAACACGTTTAGCTTAGCATATGTTAGGTATTTCTTTAGCATCTCTTGGGGTATTATCTGCAGAGaaagaaatactattacatataagaataatattactatGAGAGAGGTGGtaacaagatattagaattaaGACCTCCGGATCTGTTTCTCCGGCTGAAGCTTGGTTTTCATCCTGTGAGTTGTTCACAGACCTATCATCGAAGTTGGAACCTTTGGGCTGGGATTTGTAGTGACTATCAACGACAAATTGTGCCAGCATCTCATCAGTTACTGGGTCAACCACATCCTGTGTATAtcaaatatttacaattaaaGAGCTACTGGGAGTACAAGTACAAGAAAGCCATTTGGCTAACAGAGaattcaaaaaagaaatggacCTTGACAACACAGAGAACATCAAATCGGGAAACAATTGGATCAGTGAGCTCCACATTCTGTGAAAATGTCTTCGAGGAATCATATCTGCAGTAAATTTACCAGAAAATTATCAAAACCAGCTATGGAAGTATGgaacaaataaaatgtgggaaaatggaaaatttaaCAAGAAAACCTAATTCCCTGAGACAATGCACCCTGTTTTCCTCCAAACAAAGTAGGATTGATTGTACCATGTTTTCATTCACAATGGATACTGTATAATGCATAAGAAATATAAGCAATATCTGAATAAGCCTCCTAGGATCATGAAAACAGGTGCACTTATCTTATCATGAATGAAAAAACATAAGAAAAGTTCCCCCAAGGAAGGATTATAGGATGCAAAGACACAAATCATGTGACTATACACACCTTCCCCCAATAGGATTTGCAGCAGCAATTACAGAACAGCGGGCCTGGAGAGATGTGACTATCCCAGCTTTTGATATGCTAATACTCTGCTGTTCCATTGCTTCATGGATGCTCACTCtgaattacaaatatttataatcagtACCATGTTCAAATCAAGCAAACAAGCATTTAAAAACAGCTACTGACCTGTCCTGATCATTCATTTTGTCAAACTCATCAATAAGACATATGCCTCTGTCAGCCAAAACAAGTGCACCTCCTTCGAGAGTCCACTCCCTCGTGACCGGATCCTTGTGAACTGCAGCAGTGAGTCCTACAGCAGAAGCTCCTTTTCCAGTGGTGTACACAGCCCTTTGTCCAGTCTTCTCAACATACCTAATAAGTTCATCAAGCAATATTACGCAAAATCACACAAAAGCAAGACCTTCAAATACACACCCATAGTAACTGCACCTCAGTCCGTTAAATATACTGAGAAGCTAGCTAAAAAGGTTAATGAGGAGTCTGGAGTGTAAAGTAAATCTCTACGAAGCAATCAAATTGGAGAGATTGATATTAAAGGagtttgaaatttcaaaactttaattttttaaaatactttagAAAGTATGTACTTACTTTAGGAACTGGGATTTGGCAGTTCCAGGATCACCGAGCAGGAGCACATTAATATCTCCTCGCAGACGATGTTTTCCTTCAACATTCTTCTCTTGGCCACCAAACATGGCCAGAGCTATCGCAGTCTTAATGTCCTCATGTCCATAAATGGAGGGGGCTATTGACTTGGCAATCTGAgttaacaaaaatgaaaaatcaaaaggtAGTGCAAACATGTAGCAAATATTAGATTAACAAATTGCTTAGTTAATTGACCAATTAACACTGGACATACCCTTTCTCCAATTCTTGGGTCTTTTGCCAACTTCTGAATTTCTTCTTTGTCTTCTTGAGTCAGCTTGTAAGCTGAAAAGAGGTCATGTTTCTTGGCAACATAATTTGCTTCAACCACAGTGGCAAAGACAGGAAACCCATTCTTTGTATTTAAAGACAAATCAAAGTTGTTGGTATATATGCCAGTCACCTcctggattttaaaaaacaacaaGCGTTGAGCAACTCTAAGGGCTAAGAAAGCTAGAATCAGATGCAAAGACTTACTATCTCTTCTCCGGGTCGGGCACAGTCAATTAGATCATTCAAAAGTATCACTTCCTTGTGTCTCGGTAACCTACCAGCAGGAACAATTCCAGGGCTTTCTTGGAGAGTAAGTTTCTGGTAGTTTCTATATATTGTCtgtatcaaatataaaaataacttaGCAGTGATCTCAGTGGCATTTAGCAGAAATAGGGAGCAGGAGAGTATTTACCTGTTCATTGTTAACAGTGAATGGTCCTTTTGACTGACACTCTGGACAAGAACCCACCTTTACCTCTGAATATGAGTTCTGGACAAAAGGCCCAAGAATTGCACCACATTTATTACAATCATATTTAACTTGCTGCAATTGAGGAAAGACTCCAGAACGTCGAGTAACAACTCCACCAATACGAATCATGGTGTTCAAGTGTATCTGCCTGCAGGGTATAAACGGAAAGCAAATCTCAGTTATCACAGGGGGGGctccacaaaaaataacattttggGGTACAACGTTGTTACCTAATATTTCGTATCTGATCATAGACAGGCAGTTTAGTAATGCGCACATAGATCTTTTGATGGATTTTCTTGTAATTTGGGTACAAGTCAAAAACAAGCTTATTGGCAACTTCTTCCATAATCTCAAGGACAGACTGGGGCGCATCCGCAAGCCAGATTGCAATGTTGGGGTGCGCAAAGATGAATTGTGTATAATCAATCTCAAGGCTACACTTGTTAACtgcaagaaaaataaacaagataatAAGTGACTGAAAATAAGCATTTGGAAGGAATTCTAAGCTTAGCCCTGGCATACACACAGAGGAAGGGTTCTTACCTGAGACCATTTCATTGATCTGCCTCAGATACTCAAAGTCTTCATTCTCACTCTTTGGTTTGACGTATGTGAGCAAAAAACCCTTGAATTTCTTGCCAATGAAACGCCTCACTTCATCTCTAGTAACCCACTCTCTAAGGGTTCCCTGAACCCTATACATGGCATTCTCCGGTTCATCATTCTCTTCATCCTATGGTGACAGCCAACCGATCAATCATCATGTGCTTATAAATGGTGAAGAGATAAAATTTAGCATGCAATGTAAATCTGATATAAGGGAAATCCATACGTCATAAGGGTCATCATCTGTCTGATCAGTCATGGGAACATCATCCCTGGAGTTGCCTCGTGATCTACCTGGAGAACTGGCCATTCCATCAGTATCATCCATACTTCCAGGAGTACCTGGAGGCCTGAAGTCAGCCCTTGTTCTTTTTGATGGCCTGTAGCTTTCATCGTCGCTATCTGCATACAAAATTTAGCTTTTCCACTCAGTTAAACAACAAGCTCCGATACTCATCCAATGCAATTCCAGTAAATCAGATCTTGATTACAAACGTTCTACAGTTGTTTCAGTTATCACAACGCATTTAACAGGTGATGTCTAATATAATCCAtccatttgaaaaaaaagtcGTCTAAACTTACAACAATGTAAATTAGATTAAACTGATTGAACAAGAAGCAAAAAAGTATAACCAAGTTACAATAAACAGCCgaaattgaaacctaaaataGAGGAATGGGGAAAATGACATAAAAGAGACCTCGATCGTGAAGAAGCTGCGGAAGCTTGCGCTGAGAAACGCGAGCCTCTTTGGCGTCAAGCTCGAGCTCGGCAGCTCTGCGATCCGCCATAATCTGGTCCAAATCCCTCTCGTCCTCGAGAGAATCGTCAATCCCCAACCCTTCGTACTGGTCCTGCTCGCCCATCCCCCGATAGTCCCTACAGCCATCAGTACCACCATTAGTAAAAACGTATCTCGCTTCCGTATGTTACCAGAGGCACGCAACAGAGATACTTACTCCATGAAATTGTCGTTGAAGAGGTCCTCcccttcttcctcttcatcGTTGAGGTGTTCCTCTTCGATCTCGTCCCTGACGATCTCAGGATCGACGGACGcctcgtcgtcgtcgtcggtGTAGTTCTGGCTGGTGTTGAACGGCAACTGGTCCGTGTTGAACCCTGCCGATGTCGGAGAATCGGGTGTGGACGGAGGAATCGCGCCGTCGCCGCCCGATCTGGATGAATCGTCGTCTCCCGCCATCTTCAGCCTGCGGTGTGTGATTGGGAGAGAGAAATGAGGGTTGCCGGAGTGAGGAAACTGTTTTCAATTAGGGCATAACCCTTCCCCCCTTATTCAGTTACTTTTGGCGGGAAGATTTGGCGCCAAAAAATGAACACGCAGGGCCCATTTATGTTTTGGGCTGCATtatcaaaatggaaatactTAGGGCTCATGTTTAATTTCGTACGAAATGACATTGACAATTCTAAAAatgatttatcatttaattaaaatactactcctatttttttacttttgtttctAAATCGAATAAAATGATCTTCGTTCTGTCCTATTCTAGTTGGGACAATTTTTTTCGGGAacaaaagattgaaaaaaaatgagtgttTAGAGGTTAAGTTGACGAGGAATaaaagtatgaaaaaaaatgaagtaggagagggaaataaatattaaaaatatgagaaataataaagtttttGTCGAAAAAAGAGATGACTCAAATATGCTCAAAAAGAAACATGACTACACGAACGAACGAAACATGTATTAATctcttatttccttttttgttttgtgtcatattttaataaacgACATGACTTAGTCTCTACATACTGAGTGACAAGCAATGCGTTATCATATTATATAGAAATACTCTAATaaatacttcttccgtccGCGGATAGGAGTTcggttttatcattttaatctGTCagcaaataggagtctcggttcaaTTGGTCTCACATTCTACCAACTCACtccattcacatttcatttaaaactaatatatatataaatgagactaatattccattaaactttttcactcacttttcttaacatttcatttcttaaaactcgtgtcgctAGCAattgagactcctaatgggacagagggtaGTAAGAACTAGGAGTACTATAGTTTGCAAATTGCAAGTCCAAGGTTATATTTCATAGCACATTTCATAACCAATCACATAAGTCCGAGGTTATATTCGTCCCcgtataaaatttatgaacatTTGAATACTATGAAagttacaaataaattttgtttaatttgatgtattcAATTGCAGTAATTATTTGCATGGGATGCAAAAGAAATCATAACGAAATACGTGATGTGGCTTTCATGGCGGAAAAATGTGGAGCTAAACAAGTAATTggtctttctctctctcaacaaCTCACAGATTCAGCCAAAACCAAACCATCAAACACACAATTTTTCTGCAGGAAACACCTATTAAGTGGGGAGCTCATACTACTATGATCAAACATCATACAAAATCAGCTTcaaattcatagataaatcGCGATATATTCCGTGGAAGAAAGCTAGATCTGAGGATTGCTTCCTTGTTTATGGCCTTTGCCTTCCAGGCCTCGGAATTCGGTAATCCATTTCCCGATTCGGTCGTTTTTCCATCATTGTTACTGTGTAGATCACTCGGATTTCGTTGCCGGATCTACGTTTGTTGGAATTTTCAGATGGAAGGCTGAGAAGAAATCTGGTTTGTGTGGAGTGATTCTACGGAGTTTTTCTTCTGTTTGTGATACGAAGCTAATTCGATGCCGTTGATCATGCATTCCCCTAAATTGCAACGCCTCCGCACTGTCGATCACAGTAGCTCCTCTCGACTGCGTGTTTATCAAGTCTGGAAGGGGAGAAATGTAAGTGTTTTTTTCATGTGTATTTCACCCATTTATTGTAGATCTAATTAAATGATGTGTGAAATTGCAACTGAGATCCTTATGAACATGAATTGGCCCAATGATAATTTGAAATCTAGtgtgaaaatttttattggatGTGATAATTGGGGATTGAGATGTGActgtcattttttttcctgaaTACATTGCAGAAATTCTACTGTGGCGGCAGAATCGTATTTGGTCCAGATATCAAGTCTATTTTCATGACATTGTCTCTCATCCTGATTCCAGTGATCATGTTTTGGGTGTTTGTTGCCAAAGGGCTTATAATTTCGTATTCCCGTGAAGGAATTATTCTCGTTGTTACATCCGCGTTACTAACTGCATATGTGAGTTTTTCTTGCATTCGATAACTTGTTATGTATGATGCATTTTCATCTCGTTTATtgacaaaataagataagGTAGAGCAAACATAAGAACATTGAGTGGTCTTGTTTTGGGAGTTAGTTGCCCAAAGGTCGTATTCCCATGGCGGGGGGATTATTCTCGTAGTTTCATCTGTTGAATTGACTGCTGAGTTCTATTTTACATAAGTAACTTGTTATGTATTGTAAATGTAAGATAGCACTAGAGCAAGTAAGAGTGTgtataaatccaaaatatatGAACATTGTCCCTTATCTTGATTCCAACGGTCTTGTTTTGGGTGTTTGTTGTCAGCGTCTTTATAAGTTCATATTCCTGATAAGAATGAATTAAAATCATAGTTTCATTTGTTTTACTAAGTGCACATGCAAGTTCTTCTAATATGTTACACTTGTTATGTGTAATGcattttatcttgtttattgATAATGCATGATACAGTGAAGCAAGTCAGCATGTGTATGAATTCAAAACCTAAGTATGCACTATCGTATTGTATAGAAATTGGAAGCTCACACTTGGAATAGTCTGTTTATGATTTAGTCTGTGTTTGCAGATCATTGTTCTTCTATTTCTCACATCTGGAAGTGATCCTGGGATTATTCCCAGAAATTCTCAGCCTCCTGACCCCGATGATGATAGCTCTGGTGTATCCACGGATTGGGGTAGCAGCCTAAGTAGTGCACATGGTGTACCATTGACAAAAAATGTATACATAAACGGGATAGTTGTGAAGGTAAAATATTGTCAAACATGCATGTTATATCGGCCTCCACGATGCTCCCATTGCTCAATATGTAATAACTGTGTTGAGCGCTTTGATCACCATTGCCCGTGGGTGGGACAATGCGTTGGAAAGGTTAGTGGTCTGCTTCTGCTATAACTTTCCATTTATTCTCTACAAGAGTAGGCTCCTTATAAACAACCTTCTTCGATAAGCGAATATCTTCTTGTTTCAAGGAATGCTCGCACTGGATGGATGGTAGCATCTCATGCCTCCTTTGCtttctttgatttttgcaATAATCGGccatattaaaaataaggCATTCGAATTTATGGATATTTGGCTCATTTGGTATAACTTAGTATATcaaatttacctttttttccaTACATGACATAATTCATTTTCCAAATTATTACTTCTACtttttttgtctaattttgTCCATCAATGGCTAAAATCATGTTGTGTTACatgttgaaattatttttttcatgctTACTAAATGCATTACAAATAATCACTTTTCTTTTAGTTTgaaatctaattaaaatataggaTGTTGCTGATATTCGAAACATAACCCTGTTGTGTTATATACTAAAATCTCTAACTGCAAATTTGTGCTGCAAACAGAGGAATTATAGGTACTTCTTCATGTTTGTGTCATCTACAACCCTCCTATGCTTGCATGTTCTATTTTCGTGCTCGCTAAACATCAGGGTAGTCATGAACAAGCACCACTGTACCCCGTGGATGGCTATCCAACAGTCACCCATTGCGGGGATGCTCATCGGGTATACCTTCGTGATTTGCTGGTTTGTTGGAGGCCTCACTATGTTTCACTTGTATCTAATCTCAACAAACCAGGTATCATATACTTTCTGTCTTGTCTTTTCTCTTGATAATGCGATTGTCCAATCGTCACCTTTTCTCTACGCAGACTACGTATGAGAATTTCCGGTACCAATATGATCGAAAGATGAATCCGTACAATGTTGGGATTTTTAGGAACTGTATGGAAGTGTTCTGCTCTAGGAAGCCACGTTCCCGGAATGACTTTAGGGCATTGGTCAGAAATGATTCGCCTGTTAATTCATACACGGGCGTGACATCAGATTTAGAGATGGGAAGGCGGCGAGGCTTTGATGCTGATGATTTTGAGGACCCGAGGAACCGGATTGGTCATTTGGGCAGACTGGAGAGGTGCAGGACTCAGCCAAGACATGATCACTGGGAAGATCGGAGAGGCAACTGGAGATGACCTTACCTCGTTACCATCTTTCTTCGAGACGTGCATGAGATCAGGTCgagaagaagacgaagaagaagaaggtatcaatatatattactacaattttttttgttgttgttgcttgCTATAAGAACCATCATTCAGAGTGGAGCAAGTAAGATTgtttatctttctttcttccttGCAAAGAGAAGACACATTTTTGTACTGCTAGAATTAGGGTAGGCCATTGATCAGATTAACTGATGTCATATTTCTTGATCAAACTAGCATTGAGAATTTATACCATGTCCATGATCATCTTTCAGAGatatagatatttataaattttcaacacacttaattaattgttaaagTTCATGACAAAAGTTACCTGTGATTTATAGAATTGTAGAGAGAAGTTTACACtacaaaacaaatgaaactttaatagaaaaataatagggtgataagaatgataaaaataatttaaattgcaaATATGGGTAAAATGCGGATTAGAAACACTTCGCAAGGAGAGACCCTTAAGTGGATCTGTATCTTTAAAGATGCGAGAACACTACGAATGTGCGAAAGATAGTTTCATGTTTCATTTAAACATACTACTATACCAAAACACAAACGGATTTTTTCAAACACATACCATcttcatctatttttttctcaagattgttatgcattttttattggtgactcaaaattgaaaagcATCTAACTAGACACAAAAAACTACTGTAATTAACATCTCTTCTTTGGAAACAAGAAATATAAACATGTTTATCCATTTTTgcaagccaaaaaaaaaaacacttttgGAAGACTAATTAATTCCCATACATAAGCGATTTTGTATTCGATTTCCTTACTAGGCGATTACAACCCCACTAGCAATTTTCTAAGCAAACCCAATACGACTTCTGAAGTAATCTATTTGTATCATAATTGTAGTTTCAGAGCGACCTCATTTGCATGCTCAATGGGCACGCTCACACACCAATTGAAGACTACTGTATATGCAAAAAATGTACTTGCACATTTAAAACACTAATTTGTGAAGCAATCACAGCACGCCACATTATgtcaattcataatttaaaaaaaaaattatcatttttctattgaTAAATAATCTCATTCTATTAAGGTGAAGGATCATTCATAAATATCAATCTTGGAAATACGTCCataaaaagtatgaatatttaatttgacacgaatgtaattagtaaagtagagagagataAATAATAGTGTCACTATATAAGTAATGTTAGCGGAATGTAAGTTTCATATCATTAGTGGTATAGTGtaatgatataagttgtaacTAAAATGATGTATAATGGTAATGTGTTGTTTGATCAtccaaaaattagaaagttcaaaattttcaagaacGAAACTAATAAGAAAAGTACTAGCCTACATACTTTTTAGAGACAAATGGAGTGTATACTCCATCCgcctcataaaaatatacatttaggatattaaagtaagatagatTATGAGATAGtagttaaaataatcttatagATAGTGAGAtccaaattattattttattattattaatagtgtTTAATAGTATACTTAGTGatattaattgtaaataaattgatatatttgagGAATGAGCTAAAGAgaacttttcataaataaaaatgtagtactatttttataggataAAGGGCATATTAACCCTCTTTTATCGGCAAAAGATtgtttagtttaaatatgacAAACATAATTAGTGTTCTATAATACACtaaattgtgaaaattaaaTCCATTTATTATGTTTAACGATTATTTACTTCAAATGCATGCCTCTGTAGACATGAAAAATTGTGTAAATGGAGTACATAGATTATCACaaaaagtattaatttattcattaatttacatttctaaaaaaatatcagcATCTCAACattaaaagaatatagagattttataaattttcaaataattttatatttttccttaacaaaaaaaaactgcAGATTCATATTCTCTAGATAAATGCAACATTATGAAACCATAGAGATTGTAATATATTTACAGTTTTTTTGTTGTCTTTcccttttaatttcatataaaaacaaaaaactgcAGATTTCAAGATAAACTCAACATATTTTCAAAGAAAGGAATCTACATTAACAATTAACAATTaacaatgataataatataagaaaaatataaaatctcacAAAGAACTAAATGAGAACCAGTTTGATCTTCAAATTGCCGCCGCGTAAAATTTCTCACCAACTGAAATTCAAGTCAGCTGCTGCTTCAGATTAAAACCCTAGAGATTATTTATGAAGCG
The genomic region above belongs to Salvia hispanica cultivar TCC Black 2014 chromosome 3, UniMelb_Shisp_WGS_1.0, whole genome shotgun sequence and contains:
- the LOC125208952 gene encoding DNA replication licensing factor MCM2; protein product: MAGDDDSSRSGGDGAIPPSTPDSPTSAGFNTDQLPFNTSQNYTDDDDEASVDPEIVRDEIEEEHLNDEEEEGEDLFNDNFMEDYRGMGEQDQYEGLGIDDSLEDERDLDQIMADRRAAELELDAKEARVSQRKLPQLLHDRDSDDESYRPSKRTRADFRPPGTPGSMDDTDGMASSPGRSRGNSRDDVPMTDQTDDDPYDDEENDEPENAMYRVQGTLREWVTRDEVRRFIGKKFKGFLLTYVKPKSENEDFEYLRQINEMVSVNKCSLEIDYTQFIFAHPNIAIWLADAPQSVLEIMEEVANKLVFDLYPNYKKIHQKIYVRITKLPVYDQIRNIRQIHLNTMIRIGGVVTRRSGVFPQLQQVKYDCNKCGAILGPFVQNSYSEVKVGSCPECQSKGPFTVNNEQTIYRNYQKLTLQESPGIVPAGRLPRHKEVILLNDLIDCARPGEEIEVTGIYTNNFDLSLNTKNGFPVFATVVEANYVAKKHDLFSAYKLTQEDKEEIQKLAKDPRIGERIAKSIAPSIYGHEDIKTAIALAMFGGQEKNVEGKHRLRGDINVLLLGDPGTAKSQFLKYVEKTGQRAVYTTGKGASAVGLTAAVHKDPVTREWTLEGGALVLADRGICLIDEFDKMNDQDRVSIHEAMEQQSISISKAGIVTSLQARCSVIAAANPIGGRYDSSKTFSQNVELTDPIVSRFDVLCVVKDVVDPVTDEMLAQFVVDSHYKSQPKGSNFDDRSVNNSQDENQASAGETDPEIIPQEMLKKYLTYAKLNVFPKSHDADLNKLTQVYAELRRESSNGQGVPIAVRHIESMIRMSEAHARMHLRNHVTQEDVDMAIRVLLDSFISTQKFGVQKALQKNFKKYMIFKKDFNGIVLHLLRGLVKDTLQFEELATGSTANLSHVDVKVEELQSKALDYGISDLKAFFSSTEFSNASFELDEQRGIIRHRLTH
- the LOC125208890 gene encoding probable protein S-acyltransferase 7 is translated as MPLIMHSPKLQRLRTVDHSSSSRLRVYQVWKGRNKFYCGGRIVFGPDIKSIFMTLSLILIPVIMFWVFVAKGLIISYSREGIILVVTSALLTAYIIVLLFLTSGSDPGIIPRNSQPPDPDDDSSGVSTDWGSSLSSAHGVPLTKNVYINGIVVKVKYCQTCMLYRPPRCSHCSICNNCVERFDHHCPWVGQCVGKRNYRYFFMFVSSTTLLCLHVLFSCSLNIRVVMNKHHCTPWMAIQQSPIAGMLIGYTFVICWFVGGLTMFHLYLISTNQTTYENFRYQYDRKMNPYNVGIFRNCMEVFCSRKPRSRNDFRALVRNDSPVNSYTGVTSDLEMGRRRGFDADDFEDPRNRIGHLGRLERCRTQPRHDHWEDRRGNWR